One region of Pseudomonas glycinae genomic DNA includes:
- the prpB gene encoding methylisocitrate lyase has product MSSSKSTPGQRFRDAVASEHPLQVVGAINANHALLAKRAGFKAIYLSGGGVAAGSLGVPDLGITGLDDVLTDVRRITDVCDLPLLVDVDTGFGASAFNVARTVKSMIKFGAAAIHIEDQVGAKRCGHRPNKEIVTQQEMVDRIKAAVDARTDDSFVIMARTDALAVEGLESALDRAAACIEAGADMIFPEAITELEMYKLFASRVKAPILANITEFGSTPLYTTEQLAGADVSLVLYPLSAFRAMNKAAENVYTAIRRDGTQQNVIDTMQTRMELYDRIDYHTFEQKLDALFAAKK; this is encoded by the coding sequence GAGTTCCAGCAAGAGCACTCCAGGCCAGCGTTTCCGCGATGCGGTCGCCAGCGAACATCCGCTGCAAGTGGTCGGGGCGATCAACGCCAACCACGCGCTGCTGGCCAAGCGCGCCGGTTTCAAGGCGATCTACCTGTCGGGTGGCGGGGTGGCTGCCGGCTCCCTCGGCGTGCCGGACCTGGGCATCACCGGCCTGGATGACGTGCTGACCGACGTGCGCCGCATCACCGACGTCTGCGACTTGCCGCTGCTGGTGGACGTGGACACCGGTTTCGGCGCGTCGGCGTTCAACGTGGCCCGCACCGTCAAGTCGATGATCAAGTTCGGCGCGGCGGCGATTCACATCGAAGACCAGGTCGGCGCCAAGCGCTGCGGCCACCGTCCGAACAAAGAAATCGTGACCCAGCAGGAAATGGTCGATCGCATCAAGGCCGCCGTCGATGCCCGCACCGACGACAGCTTCGTGATCATGGCCCGCACCGATGCGCTGGCCGTTGAAGGTCTGGAATCGGCACTGGATCGCGCCGCCGCGTGCATCGAGGCCGGCGCCGACATGATCTTCCCGGAAGCCATCACTGAGCTTGAGATGTACAAACTGTTCGCCAGCCGCGTGAAAGCGCCGATTCTGGCCAACATCACCGAATTCGGCTCGACGCCGCTGTACACCACCGAGCAACTGGCCGGCGCCGACGTTTCGCTGGTGCTGTACCCGCTGTCGGCGTTCCGCGCGATGAACAAGGCTGCGGAAAACGTCTACACCGCGATCCGTCGCGACGGCACTCAGCAGAATGTCATCGACACCATGCAGACTCGCATGGAGCTTTACGATCGCATCGATTACCACACTTTCGAGCAGAAGCTCGACGCGTTGTTTGCGGCGAAGAAGTAA